In Deinococcus sp. QL22, the following are encoded in one genomic region:
- a CDS encoding DUF4132 domain-containing protein, which produces MTSPALNGQTLDVYLGTFRKAWKPAYDRRAAALPAPQAEKLAFLRADTGTGYNPNHLAERLTYLQETLAAPSPERTALLGVLFPQIADTVERAVDTFLTRHTYPQGYSRRAFRAPGKPQQAERAAAWVWALWELTREYPQDLEWFAVHAGLLGWRSDDLGWLLAQAIDDGNEAVFDVLAQTAATQHPVARMGRHVTRAWLVSARPDAWALAEGLLLAAQRQEGLRQVILESIDEAHPDAFARMLRLILKEDLLRFAATVRAADVWFGLNYDVTDLKRLRPLLSQASGFLDDPAQARAAVQTGSGQEAFLAFYTLAMRDAPEAAALALGLLQPMPDADPERRMAAARFLLDSDLYTSGDLLFLLDDPELRIGAMYLNQHGYSTDPVDSKFERIEAYALRLSTAPKATNGDATHTPLLFPWLGHLPSRVDVLDNLPRHLGTRPIGVLLAHLPAMSGSGRAAVLGAIQERALEGREVDGKIVATTPVTLDSHSRAAIFTLLQDRSSALSQQAVNLIDRLLTHGLTLEEGETLELNALLKRKGADLRRGVLKLLGRDPAQAKASALRLLASRTGEQRQAGLQLLLLYGHAADLPADFVPRGQAEESLHAALLTPDAAMTLKDGLGLFDPAELTPPRPVAAQVRPYTAVLARGATLLTALDELAHTHRETPVEGEGWDGEEVRLLGNLGYWYGEQFPLPDLWLTFWQNRENPQDDDFTALTWATRRHKTPAGAAAPDEEDDIDLDALLNEAEDADADDVDDEDDEEENEFEDGETEKLALTDQILEKMFGPPVMLPAPLRYASLIFRLLPLLARQATPADVDLALDVWETQLAALPQDCEVQPNRYGWRGDDPRDGLHSPNFLPADRWTLAQRERLWWLSLYQNQAFSKLARRRPDTSLLLEAYAQGWANRTDLLDALIGAPGEREGYSSYNNFSELRRYSGRKPDERLPTHPDWVAAVNTVRERVLAVELERGDLETAASTPALALAWVDGAAYALRALAALGKEPLRRGYTGSNESRPNVLSHLIRVSFPNIADTPETFAEAVKMHGIPESRLLDLAMFAPQWARLVAATLGWKGLESGVYWLHAHTRDTSWSVAQDVREAWEAEISERTPLTPQELLDGAVDVGWFRQMYADLGAAHFARLLDAAKYASSSGGHKRAERFARALLGELPEEELTGAIATKRQQDSVRALGLLPLSKGKQKGAAQLEGRYRVLSDFRHSARQFGAQRQVSERLAADIGMQNLARTAGYADPQRLRWAMEARLAPDWTRQADVEGVQVGLTLTAQGEASLWVRRGEKPLKNLPAAVKKHPEIVAIRETLTELGATRGRMRAALEEAMVRGDLFTPQELAQLALHPVISPLLRALVWVQNEAALGWWQGGQLQTLAEPVPTADLALRIAHPHDLFASGQWREWQAQVIEHEIGQPFKQVFREYYPLTPAEQGAKRSARYTGHHVQPSQALALLKARGWVAVHEEGIRKTFHAEGINVWLDTSLAYTTPGEVEGTPLDGAYFTSRETGELMPLATIPPRLFSETMRDLDLVVSVAHVGGVDPEASQSTTEMRAALVGETVRLLKLDNVRLQDQHALIDGAFARYSVHLGSGNVHLLPGGALCVVPVHNQQQGRIFLPFADPDPRTAEVVSKVLLFARDREIQDPTILEQLR; this is translated from the coding sequence ATGACCAGTCCTGCTCTGAACGGCCAAACGCTGGATGTCTACCTCGGCACCTTTCGCAAGGCGTGGAAGCCTGCCTATGACCGCCGCGCCGCCGCCCTGCCCGCCCCTCAAGCCGAGAAACTGGCCTTCCTGCGGGCCGATACGGGCACGGGCTACAACCCCAACCATCTGGCCGAGCGCCTGACCTATCTGCAAGAGACTCTGGCCGCCCCCAGTCCAGAGCGCACGGCCCTGTTAGGTGTGCTGTTTCCCCAGATTGCCGACACCGTGGAACGCGCCGTAGACACCTTCCTCACGCGTCATACCTATCCGCAGGGCTATTCGCGGCGGGCGTTTCGTGCGCCCGGAAAGCCGCAGCAAGCAGAGCGGGCCGCCGCGTGGGTGTGGGCGCTGTGGGAACTGACCCGCGAGTACCCGCAGGATCTGGAGTGGTTCGCGGTTCACGCTGGACTCCTGGGCTGGCGCTCCGACGATTTGGGCTGGCTGCTGGCGCAGGCCATAGACGACGGCAACGAGGCTGTATTCGACGTGCTGGCGCAGACTGCCGCCACACAGCACCCGGTGGCCCGCATGGGGCGGCATGTCACGCGGGCGTGGCTGGTGTCGGCGCGGCCCGATGCTTGGGCGTTGGCCGAGGGATTGCTGCTGGCCGCACAGCGTCAGGAAGGGCTGCGGCAGGTCATTCTGGAAAGCATAGACGAGGCCCACCCCGACGCCTTTGCCCGCATGTTGCGCCTGATTCTGAAGGAAGACCTGTTGCGGTTTGCCGCCACCGTGCGGGCCGCCGACGTGTGGTTCGGCCTGAATTACGACGTGACTGACCTGAAGCGTCTGCGCCCGCTGCTGAGTCAGGCCAGTGGCTTCCTTGACGATCCGGCACAGGCGCGGGCCGCCGTGCAAACTGGAAGCGGGCAAGAAGCGTTCTTGGCGTTCTACACGCTTGCCATGCGCGACGCGCCCGAAGCTGCTGCCCTGGCCCTCGGCCTGCTTCAGCCCATGCCCGACGCCGACCCGGAACGCCGCATGGCCGCCGCCCGCTTCCTGCTGGACAGCGACCTGTACACGTCCGGCGACCTGCTGTTCCTGTTGGACGACCCTGAACTGCGAATCGGCGCGATGTACCTGAATCAGCATGGGTACAGCACCGACCCCGTAGACAGCAAATTTGAGCGAATTGAGGCCTATGCGCTGCGCCTGTCTACTGCACCTAAAGCCACCAACGGCGACGCCACGCATACGCCGCTACTATTTCCTTGGTTGGGCCACTTGCCCAGCCGGGTGGACGTGCTGGACAACCTGCCCCGTCATCTGGGAACGCGGCCTATTGGCGTGCTGCTGGCCCATCTGCCCGCGATGAGCGGTTCCGGACGGGCGGCGGTGCTGGGGGCCATACAGGAACGCGCACTGGAAGGGCGGGAAGTCGACGGGAAAATCGTGGCAACGACGCCTGTGACGCTCGATTCCCACAGCCGGGCTGCCATTTTTACGCTGCTGCAAGACCGTTCGTCGGCGCTGTCTCAGCAGGCCGTGAACCTGATAGACCGCCTGCTGACGCACGGGCTGACCCTGGAAGAGGGCGAAACGCTGGAACTGAACGCCCTGCTGAAGCGCAAGGGGGCCGACCTGCGCCGGGGCGTGCTGAAACTGCTGGGCCGCGACCCTGCGCAGGCCAAAGCCAGTGCGCTGCGCCTGCTGGCCTCGCGCACCGGGGAGCAGCGGCAGGCGGGCCTGCAACTCCTGCTGCTGTACGGGCACGCCGCCGATCTGCCCGCCGACTTCGTGCCACGTGGGCAGGCCGAAGAATCGCTGCACGCCGCCCTGCTCACGCCCGATGCGGCGATGACGTTGAAGGACGGTCTGGGCCTGTTTGACCCGGCTGAGCTGACCCCGCCGCGCCCAGTCGCCGCCCAAGTTCGCCCCTATACAGCTGTGTTGGCACGCGGCGCGACTTTGCTGACCGCGCTGGACGAACTGGCCCACACCCACCGCGAAACCCCGGTGGAGGGCGAGGGCTGGGACGGCGAGGAAGTGCGGCTACTGGGCAATCTGGGCTACTGGTACGGCGAGCAGTTCCCGCTGCCCGACTTGTGGCTGACCTTCTGGCAAAACCGCGAGAACCCACAGGACGATGATTTTACCGCCCTGACGTGGGCCACACGCCGCCACAAGACGCCCGCCGGGGCCGCCGCGCCGGATGAGGAAGACGACATTGATCTGGACGCCCTGCTGAACGAGGCCGAAGACGCTGACGCGGATGATGTGGACGACGAAGATGATGAAGAGGAAAACGAGTTTGAAGACGGCGAAACCGAGAAGCTGGCGCTGACCGATCAGATTCTGGAAAAGATGTTCGGGCCTCCCGTGATGTTGCCCGCGCCCCTGCGCTACGCCTCGCTGATTTTCCGCCTGTTGCCGCTGCTGGCGCGGCAGGCCACCCCCGCCGACGTGGATCTGGCGCTGGATGTGTGGGAAACGCAGTTGGCGGCGCTGCCGCAAGACTGTGAAGTGCAACCCAACCGCTACGGCTGGCGCGGCGACGATCCCCGCGACGGGCTGCATTCGCCCAACTTTTTGCCTGCTGATCGTTGGACGCTGGCCCAACGCGAGCGGCTGTGGTGGCTCAGCCTGTACCAGAACCAGGCGTTTTCCAAGCTGGCGCGGCGGCGGCCCGACACGTCCCTGCTGCTGGAAGCCTACGCGCAGGGCTGGGCCAACCGCACCGACCTGCTGGACGCGCTGATCGGCGCTCCGGGCGAGCGTGAGGGCTATTCCAGCTACAACAATTTCTCGGAACTGCGCCGCTATTCGGGCCGCAAACCCGACGAACGCCTGCCGACCCATCCCGACTGGGTGGCTGCCGTGAACACTGTGCGGGAGCGGGTGCTGGCCGTAGAACTGGAGCGCGGCGATCTGGAAACGGCGGCCAGCACGCCCGCTCTGGCGCTGGCCTGGGTAGACGGGGCGGCGTATGCGCTACGGGCACTGGCCGCGCTGGGTAAAGAACCCCTGCGGCGCGGCTACACGGGCAGCAATGAGAGCCGCCCCAATGTCCTCAGTCACCTGATCCGGGTGTCTTTTCCTAACATTGCCGATACGCCCGAAACCTTTGCGGAAGCCGTGAAAATGCACGGCATCCCCGAAAGTCGATTGCTCGATCTCGCCATGTTCGCGCCCCAGTGGGCCAGATTGGTGGCGGCCACGCTGGGCTGGAAGGGGCTGGAAAGCGGCGTGTACTGGCTGCACGCCCATACCCGCGACACCAGTTGGTCGGTGGCGCAGGACGTAAGGGAGGCGTGGGAGGCCGAGATCAGCGAGCGCACCCCGCTGACGCCGCAGGAGTTGCTGGACGGCGCGGTGGACGTGGGATGGTTCCGGCAGATGTACGCCGATCTGGGCGCAGCACACTTTGCCCGCTTGCTGGACGCGGCCAAATACGCTTCCAGCAGTGGCGGGCATAAACGCGCCGAACGCTTTGCACGGGCGCTGCTGGGCGAGTTGCCCGAAGAGGAACTGACCGGAGCCATTGCCACCAAACGCCAGCAGGACAGCGTGCGGGCGCTGGGGCTGCTGCCGCTCAGCAAGGGTAAACAGAAGGGTGCGGCGCAACTGGAAGGCCGATACCGCGTCCTCTCGGACTTCCGGCACTCGGCGCGGCAATTCGGGGCGCAGCGGCAGGTCAGCGAACGCCTTGCCGCCGATATCGGGATGCAGAACCTGGCCCGCACTGCCGGATACGCCGACCCACAACGCCTGCGCTGGGCCATGGAAGCGCGGCTGGCCCCCGACTGGACGCGGCAGGCCGATGTGGAAGGCGTGCAGGTGGGCCTGACCCTGACCGCGCAGGGTGAAGCCAGCCTGTGGGTGCGGCGCGGCGAGAAACCGCTGAAAAATCTGCCCGCTGCCGTCAAAAAGCACCCTGAAATCGTGGCGATCCGCGAAACCCTGACCGAACTGGGGGCCACACGGGGCCGAATGCGGGCCGCTCTGGAAGAAGCGATGGTGCGCGGCGACCTGTTTACACCCCAGGAATTGGCGCAATTGGCCCTGCATCCAGTAATTTCGCCCCTCCTGCGGGCGCTGGTGTGGGTGCAAAACGAAGCGGCGCTGGGCTGGTGGCAGGGTGGGCAATTGCAAACGCTGGCTGAGCCTGTGCCGACTGCCGACCTCGCCCTCAGAATTGCCCACCCACACGACCTGTTTGCCTCCGGTCAGTGGCGGGAATGGCAGGCGCAGGTCATCGAACATGAGATTGGGCAGCCTTTCAAGCAGGTGTTCCGCGAGTATTACCCCCTCACGCCCGCCGAGCAGGGTGCCAAACGCTCGGCCCGCTACACCGGACACCATGTGCAGCCCTCTCAGGCGCTGGCCCTCCTGAAAGCTCGCGGCTGGGTGGCGGTGCACGAGGAAGGCATCCGCAAAACCTTCCACGCCGAGGGCATCAACGTGTGGCTGGATACGTCGCTGGCGTACACCACACCCGGAGAGGTGGAGGGCACGCCGCTGGACGGAGCCTATTTCACGTCCCGCGAGACGGGTGAACTCATGCCGCTGGCGACCATTCCGCCGCGCCTGTTCAGCGAGACCATGCGCGACCTCGATCTGGTGGTCAGCGTGGCGCACGTGGGCGGCGTAGACCCCGAAGCCAGCCAGAGCACCACCGAGATGCGCGCGGCGCTCGTGGGCGAAACCGTGCGTCTGCTGAAGCTGGACAACGTGCGCCTGCAAGATCAGCACGCCCTCATTGACGGCGCGTTTGCCCGCTACAGCGTGCATCTGGGATCGGGCAACGTGCATCTGCTGCCAGGCGGGGCGCTGTGTGTGGTGCCCGTGCATAACCAGCAGCAGGGCCGAATCTTCCTGCCGTTTGCCGATCCTGACCCGCGCACCGCCGAAGTGGTGTCCAAGGTGCTGCTGTTTGCCCGTGACCGCGAGATTCAAGACCCGACAATTCTGGAGCAGTTGCGGTGA
- a CDS encoding TM2 domain-containing protein, which translates to MTNDPNNPGPKPDAPAASSGCTSGNAPHWADTFDTKTADPKAAPAEPARQASVDLGKHAEAAPSGPTGHTPTHTPYRSDDPFGQVTGGKSTPAPTAYAPAPQPAPMGQPMPPPTSSQLWNDAQSSVQSSVQGGLNQLASADTSTRKLIAGLLAIFLGSLGIHKFYLGITKPGILMLALTLGGYLMFGLLWWIGIGFLFLLLPFAMSIVGLIEGILYLTKSDADFDAKYVRGKQEWL; encoded by the coding sequence GTGACGAACGATCCGAACAACCCCGGCCCGAAACCCGACGCTCCCGCTGCCTCATCCGGCTGCACATCTGGCAACGCGCCGCACTGGGCCGACACATTTGATACTAAGACTGCTGATCCGAAGGCCGCGCCCGCTGAACCCGCACGTCAGGCCAGCGTAGATCTCGGCAAGCACGCGGAAGCTGCACCCAGCGGCCCAACCGGTCACACTCCCACCCACACGCCCTACCGCAGCGACGATCCGTTTGGGCAGGTCACGGGCGGCAAAAGTACGCCCGCGCCGACGGCTTATGCGCCCGCGCCCCAGCCTGCGCCGATGGGCCAGCCGATGCCGCCACCCACGTCCTCACAGCTCTGGAACGATGCTCAAAGTTCCGTCCAATCTTCGGTGCAGGGCGGCCTGAATCAGCTCGCGTCTGCCGACACCAGCACCAGAAAACTGATCGCGGGCCTGCTGGCGATTTTTCTGGGCAGCCTCGGCATCCACAAGTTCTATCTGGGCATCACCAAGCCGGGCATCCTCATGCTGGCCCTCACGCTCGGCGGCTACCTGATGTTTGGCCTGCTGTGGTGGATCGGCATCGGCTTCCTGTTCCTCCTGCTGCCGTTTGCCATGAGCATTGTGGGTCTGATCGAAGGCATCCTGTACCTCACCAAATCCGACGCCGACTTTGACGCGAAGTATGTGCGCGGCAAGCAGGAATGGCTGTAG
- a CDS encoding AAA family ATPase — protein MRHGRWPLLEPGQKRFLHGLIIGKFAPFHLGHRLLIERALEQCERVGVWVYSRPDFAQMPSPLRRNWIREAFPAQLFPGLHLLPDAPLPPLNTEPDATHRAYVRAVLDSWAVQLNWNGRPDAVFTSEAYGDALAAELGAVHVCVDAARAAVPVSGTQLRADVHGGRAYLEPHVYAHFVQRVAVLGAESTGKSTLTRALGESLGTSWVREYGRDVYERENGALTPEHFLEIALGHRALEDEAARAPGVHRWVFCDTDTATTLMWSYLLTGTALPELHALADACRTRYAHTLLCAPDLPHEQDGWRANTEVRTVQQGFIRQDLGTRGIAFTEVTGSVETRVLQVRAVLEQ, from the coding sequence ATGAGGCACGGACGGTGGCCCTTGCTTGAGCCGGGGCAGAAGCGCTTCTTACACGGCCTGATCATAGGCAAATTCGCCCCGTTTCATCTGGGTCACCGATTGCTGATCGAACGGGCGCTGGAGCAGTGCGAACGGGTCGGCGTGTGGGTCTATTCCCGACCCGACTTTGCCCAGATGCCCTCGCCCCTGCGCCGCAACTGGATTCGGGAAGCGTTTCCGGCGCAGCTGTTTCCGGGGCTACACCTTCTGCCAGATGCCCCGCTTCCCCCACTGAACACCGAACCCGACGCCACCCACCGCGCCTATGTGCGGGCCGTACTGGACAGTTGGGCAGTACAACTTAATTGGAATGGCAGACCCGATGCCGTGTTTACCTCGGAAGCCTACGGCGACGCGCTGGCCGCCGAACTGGGCGCAGTGCATGTGTGCGTGGACGCGGCGCGGGCAGCGGTTCCGGTGTCGGGAACGCAGCTTCGGGCCGATGTGCATGGGGGGCGGGCGTACCTGGAGCCGCATGTGTACGCACATTTTGTACAGCGGGTGGCCGTGCTGGGCGCAGAAAGCACCGGCAAAAGCACGCTGACTCGGGCACTGGGCGAGAGCTTAGGCACAAGCTGGGTGCGCGAATACGGGCGCGACGTGTACGAGCGGGAGAATGGAGCGCTGACGCCGGAGCATTTTCTGGAAATCGCCCTCGGCCACCGCGCCCTGGAGGATGAGGCCGCCCGCGCTCCCGGCGTACACCGCTGGGTGTTTTGCGATACGGACACCGCCACCACGCTGATGTGGTCATATCTGCTGACGGGCACGGCCTTGCCCGAACTGCACGCGCTGGCCGATGCCTGCCGCACCCGCTACGCTCACACCCTGCTGTGCGCCCCCGACCTCCCCCACGAGCAGGACGGCTGGCGGGCCAATACCGAAGTCCGTACCGTGCAGCAGGGCTTTATCCGGCAGGATTTAGGCACGCGGGGCATAGCATTCACAGAGGTAACGGGGAGTGTAGAAACGCGGGTGTTGCAGGTTCGCGCCGTACTGGAACAGTGA
- a CDS encoding nicotinamide mononucleotide transporter family protein, giving the protein MTLFTLPIPPLALDLAGGLCVLISLYYLWSKASTYWHWSNASLLPYFLLFVGGGQWLLAGLQVTYLIFGIHGLYLWHLEARRNRGEVRFNEPVWYGVTWAASLLIFAYTVAVTDFSAAWNWVQFAAVSLALIANFATTRRWAWSWPVWIAVNAVQAVYFWHAEYWVLFGLQFVLAAMSMYGWQAWRRDEARTVALA; this is encoded by the coding sequence ATGACCCTCTTCACCCTCCCCATTCCCCCCCTTGCCCTAGACCTCGCGGGCGGCCTGTGCGTCCTGATCAGTCTGTATTACCTCTGGAGCAAAGCAAGCACGTACTGGCACTGGTCTAATGCGTCGCTGCTGCCGTATTTCCTGCTATTCGTGGGCGGCGGGCAATGGCTGCTGGCGGGCTTGCAGGTCACGTACCTGATTTTTGGCATTCACGGCCTGTACCTGTGGCACCTGGAGGCGCGGCGCAACCGGGGCGAAGTCCGATTTAACGAGCCTGTCTGGTACGGCGTCACGTGGGCCGCCAGCCTGCTGATTTTTGCCTACACAGTGGCCGTCACTGACTTTTCGGCGGCGTGGAACTGGGTGCAGTTTGCGGCGGTGTCGCTGGCCCTGATCGCCAACTTTGCCACCACGCGGCGCTGGGCCTGGTCATGGCCCGTGTGGATCGCCGTGAATGCGGTGCAGGCAGTGTATTTCTGGCACGCCGAATACTGGGTGCTGTTTGGGCTGCAATTCGTGCTGGCGGCCATGAGCATGTACGGCTGGCAGGCGTGGCGGCGCGATGAGGCACGGACGGTGGCCCTTGCTTGA
- a CDS encoding nicotinate phosphoribosyltransferase has product MSTPLHLLADDNLILDTDSYKSSHFLQYPAGTTRLFSYLESRGGRYPVTRFFGLQYLLDRYLTRRITADMVDEARDLIEAHGEPFPYDGWMRVVNVHGGRLPLEIRAVPEGTLVPIHNVLMSVTNTDPELPWLVGWFETMLMRVWYPTTVATQSYHIREIIRAVLEETSDRAAEELPFKLHDFGSRGVSSRESAGLGGLAHLINFQGSDTLEALRVARNHYGADIAGFSIPASEHSTITSWGKEHEVDAYRNMIRQFGKPGGLYAVVSDSYDLKYAINVHWGETLRQEVIDCGATLVVRPDSGEPPAMVRLAVNALAAKFGTTTNSKGFMVLNHVRVLQGDGIDETTIRQILQNLVVDGYSAENVAFGMGGALLQKVDRDTQRFAYKASAGLIDGEYRGIYKDPVTDPGKRSKDGVLDLVQEGGRMITKAYKTFDTDFPGSLMRTVYRDGEMLVRDTLDEVRGRA; this is encoded by the coding sequence ATGAGCACCCCCCTGCACCTGCTGGCCGACGACAACCTGATTCTGGATACCGACAGCTACAAAAGCAGCCACTTTCTTCAGTACCCAGCGGGCACGACGCGGCTGTTTTCTTACCTCGAATCTCGCGGCGGGCGGTATCCGGTCACGCGCTTTTTTGGGCTGCAATACCTGCTCGACCGCTACCTGACGCGCCGCATTACGGCCGACATGGTGGACGAAGCCCGCGACCTGATCGAAGCGCACGGCGAACCGTTTCCCTATGACGGCTGGATGCGCGTGGTCAACGTACACGGCGGGCGGCTGCCGCTGGAAATTCGCGCCGTGCCCGAAGGAACTTTGGTTCCGATTCATAACGTGCTGATGAGTGTAACCAACACCGACCCGGAGTTGCCTTGGCTGGTGGGCTGGTTTGAAACCATGCTGATGCGGGTCTGGTACCCCACCACCGTCGCCACCCAGAGCTACCACATCCGCGAAATTATCCGCGCCGTTCTGGAAGAAACCAGTGACCGCGCTGCCGAGGAACTGCCCTTCAAGCTGCACGATTTTGGCAGCAGGGGCGTCAGCAGCCGCGAAAGTGCCGGGCTGGGCGGCCTCGCGCACCTGATCAACTTTCAGGGCAGCGATACGCTGGAAGCCCTGCGGGTGGCCCGCAACCACTACGGCGCAGACATTGCCGGCTTCAGCATTCCCGCATCCGAACACAGCACCATTACCAGTTGGGGCAAAGAGCATGAGGTGGACGCCTACCGCAACATGATTCGGCAGTTCGGCAAACCCGGCGGGCTGTACGCCGTCGTCAGCGACAGCTACGACCTGAAATACGCCATCAATGTGCACTGGGGCGAAACGCTGCGCCAGGAGGTCATCGACTGTGGCGCAACCCTCGTCGTACGCCCCGACAGCGGCGAACCGCCCGCCATGGTGCGCCTCGCCGTGAACGCGCTGGCCGCCAAATTCGGCACCACCACCAACTCCAAGGGCTTTATGGTGCTGAACCATGTGCGCGTGCTTCAGGGCGACGGCATAGACGAAACCACCATCCGCCAAATTTTGCAAAACCTGGTCGTAGACGGCTACAGCGCCGAAAACGTGGCCTTTGGCATGGGCGGCGCACTCCTGCAAAAAGTAGACCGCGACACCCAACGCTTTGCCTACAAAGCCAGCGCGGGCCTGATCGACGGCGAATACCGTGGCATCTACAAAGACCCCGTGACCGATCCCGGCAAACGCAGCAAAGACGGCGTGCTGGACTTGGTGCAGGAGGGCGGGCGCATGATCACGAAGGCCTATAAGACCTTCGACACCGACTTTCCCGGCTCTTTGATGCGGACGGTGTACAGGGACGGGGAGATGTTGGTGCGGGATACGTTGGATGAGGTTCGGGGACGGGCGTAA
- a CDS encoding bifunctional nicotinamide-nucleotide adenylyltransferase/Nudix hydroxylase has translation MVPLPTESAAALARESASPSRTRKRTFGVYIGRFEPPHMAHLLVMQEALESVQKLIVVIGSAEAARNTKNPFTASEREAVLTAMLEGVGIKKSRLLFVHVRDYFYNEGLWLGAVQRGVQAHTHGSSDVALIGHVKDESSYYLRSFPAWEFIPTHVVSPLSATDVRKAYFEDRLDDVRGMVPPAVHAFLDAFRALPEYTELREEYQYLQAYRAAWKDAPFAPVFVTTDAVITRSGHVLLVRRAGLPGRGRLAMPGGFLEPGETLLHCAVREAHEETGLSEGVNLAGALRAQAVFDYPDRSQRGRTITHAYHFDLGIGQLPVLRAASDAAEAFWLPLSEALAHPELFFEDHHAIIEHFLMRG, from the coding sequence ATGGTGCCCCTCCCAACCGAGTCTGCTGCTGCTCTCGCCCGCGAATCTGCGTCTCCCAGCCGCACCCGCAAACGTACGTTTGGCGTATATATTGGCAGATTCGAACCGCCACATATGGCCCACCTGCTGGTAATGCAAGAAGCGCTGGAAAGCGTGCAAAAGCTGATCGTGGTGATCGGCAGCGCTGAGGCCGCCCGCAACACCAAAAACCCCTTTACAGCCTCGGAGCGGGAAGCGGTACTGACGGCCATGTTGGAAGGCGTGGGCATTAAGAAATCACGCCTCTTGTTCGTGCATGTCCGCGACTATTTTTATAATGAGGGACTGTGGCTGGGGGCCGTACAGCGCGGCGTGCAGGCGCACACGCACGGCAGCAGCGATGTGGCCCTGATCGGCCACGTCAAGGATGAAAGCAGCTACTATCTGCGTTCCTTTCCGGCGTGGGAATTTATTCCGACGCATGTGGTCAGCCCCTTAAGTGCCACCGATGTCCGCAAAGCCTACTTTGAAGACCGTCTGGACGATGTGCGCGGCATGGTTCCGCCCGCCGTCCATGCCTTCCTAGATGCCTTCCGCGCCCTGCCCGAATACACCGAACTGCGTGAGGAATACCAGTATTTGCAGGCCTACCGCGCTGCCTGGAAAGACGCCCCCTTTGCGCCCGTGTTCGTGACCACCGACGCTGTGATTACCCGCAGCGGGCATGTGCTGCTAGTGCGGCGGGCGGGACTACCGGGCCGGGGCCGCCTTGCCATGCCGGGGGGCTTTCTGGAACCCGGAGAAACCCTGCTGCACTGCGCTGTACGCGAGGCCCACGAGGAAACCGGCCTCAGCGAGGGCGTGAATCTGGCCGGAGCCTTACGCGCTCAGGCGGTGTTCGATTACCCAGACCGCAGCCAACGCGGGCGCACGATCACGCACGCCTACCACTTTGATCTAGGAATAGGCCAGTTGCCTGTGTTGCGGGCCGCCAGCGACGCCGCCGAAGCCTTCTGGCTGCCGCTGAGCGAAGCGTTGGCGCACCCGGAACTCTTTTTTGAGGATCACCACGCCATCATCGAACACTTTTTGATGCGGGGATAG
- a CDS encoding YbjN domain-containing protein, producing MKTKPVNKVLLSAALLLTSALGVASAGGAAAPTVGGSTGQIQAATPNSVAAALREAGYKVTVNPANPDEDPSLSVTAGDYEIDVWFSNCKGNVCTRVTASSYWDYSDDEDALDVELTNEWNGNYYTQAYIYEGSYYLDTTMVIAGGYTKTALKAWMTEYLDDVSTFEESLDEE from the coding sequence ATGAAGACAAAACCAGTGAATAAGGTGCTTCTTTCTGCCGCCCTTCTGCTGACCTCCGCACTTGGTGTGGCCTCTGCCGGGGGAGCTGCCGCACCCACCGTAGGCGGCAGCACTGGTCAAATTCAGGCCGCGACGCCTAACAGTGTGGCCGCCGCGCTGCGCGAAGCAGGTTACAAGGTCACCGTAAATCCGGCCAACCCAGACGAAGACCCTAGCCTGAGCGTCACGGCGGGCGACTACGAGATCGACGTCTGGTTCAGCAACTGCAAAGGCAACGTCTGCACCCGTGTTACCGCTAGTTCCTACTGGGACTACAGCGACGATGAAGACGCCCTGGATGTAGAACTGACCAACGAGTGGAACGGCAACTACTACACCCAGGCCTACATCTACGAGGGCAGCTATTACCTCGATACGACTATGGTCATTGCGGGCGGTTACACCAAAACGGCCCTGAAAGCATGGATGACCGAGTACCTCGATGATGTCAGCACCTTCGAGGAAAGCTTAGACGAGGAGTAA
- a CDS encoding superoxide dismutase: protein MKRILMLSAAAAVALSSCSLIDRSVGTNYTLGKQPAAAELTPVGGVNVRRGDMVMTAARVTGLKADTYYVAHYHVQGTASADPCKSGGAPIMASKIVGKTDSSGYLALNGEVATSVVTAATYFNIHTATGADGTPADAGVACTGVRL, encoded by the coding sequence ATGAAACGAATCCTGATGCTTTCTGCTGCTGCCGCCGTCGCCCTTTCTTCTTGCAGCCTGATCGATAGAAGCGTGGGCACCAACTACACGCTGGGCAAGCAGCCCGCCGCCGCCGAGCTGACCCCGGTGGGCGGTGTGAACGTGCGGCGCGGCGACATGGTCATGACCGCGGCCCGCGTGACTGGCCTGAAGGCCGATACCTACTACGTCGCCCACTACCACGTGCAGGGCACGGCCAGCGCCGATCCTTGCAAGAGCGGCGGCGCACCGATTATGGCCAGCAAGATCGTGGGCAAGACCGACAGCAGCGGTTACCTCGCCCTTAACGGCGAAGTGGCGACCAGCGTGGTCACGGCGGCCACCTATTTCAACATTCACACCGCAACGGGTGCAGACGGCACGCCAGCCGACGCGGGCGTGGCCTGCACGGGCGTCCGACTCTAA